The Nesterenkonia xinjiangensis genome contains a region encoding:
- a CDS encoding FKBP-type peptidyl-prolyl cis-trans isomerase, protein MQYALAAPAVLLLAGCSSDGLGDTSALSGIDLHFTDEGVPEVLISNPVESDEESSLILSQGDGDELDPEQILHVSSATVDPASGAVQQENFSEDTPSLLFLPMIQEQSEFIYDSLVDTGATVGSDIALYEPGSAETGGADSLVILRIDDQVPAHATGEEQEQSGDLPEITSEVGEAPTLPAAPDEEEAPEETESEVLIAGEGAEIGATDQVVVRYTGWTWSDGEVFDSAWPGVTPPDSEQAAEDGTTEDEEAEDDGEDDEAASVPPASFPLDNLVDGWAEGLEGKHVGDRVLLVIPPESGYGEAEGHDLQDETLIFVVDLIASAPAPEQTQEQMPEQPELTEEELEELEEMMQEQGGEDADADDTDADDTDDD, encoded by the coding sequence ATGCAATACGCCCTGGCTGCCCCGGCAGTGCTGCTGCTGGCCGGCTGCTCCAGCGACGGACTCGGCGACACCTCGGCTCTGTCGGGGATCGATCTGCACTTCACCGACGAGGGTGTTCCCGAGGTGCTGATCAGCAATCCTGTGGAGTCCGACGAGGAGTCCTCGCTGATCCTGTCCCAGGGGGACGGCGATGAGCTGGATCCGGAGCAGATCCTGCACGTGTCCTCGGCGACGGTCGACCCGGCCAGCGGCGCGGTGCAGCAGGAGAACTTCAGCGAGGACACGCCCTCGCTGCTGTTCCTGCCGATGATCCAGGAGCAGAGCGAGTTCATCTACGACTCGCTGGTGGACACCGGGGCGACCGTCGGCTCCGACATCGCACTCTATGAGCCGGGCAGCGCCGAGACCGGCGGTGCGGACTCGCTGGTGATCCTCCGCATCGATGACCAGGTGCCCGCCCATGCGACCGGCGAGGAGCAGGAGCAGAGCGGAGACCTGCCGGAGATCACCTCGGAGGTCGGCGAAGCTCCCACGCTCCCCGCCGCTCCCGATGAGGAGGAGGCTCCGGAGGAGACCGAGAGCGAGGTGCTCATCGCCGGCGAGGGTGCGGAGATCGGAGCCACTGACCAGGTCGTGGTCCGCTACACCGGCTGGACATGGTCCGACGGGGAGGTCTTCGACTCCGCGTGGCCGGGCGTCACACCTCCGGACTCGGAGCAGGCTGCCGAGGACGGGACCACCGAGGACGAGGAAGCCGAGGACGACGGCGAGGACGACGAGGCCGCGTCGGTGCCGCCAGCCAGTTTCCCCCTGGACAACCTGGTGGACGGATGGGCCGAAGGGCTGGAGGGCAAGCACGTCGGTGACCGTGTGCTTCTGGTGATCCCGCCGGAGTCCGGCTACGGCGAGGCCGAGGGCCATGATCTGCAGGACGAGACGCTGATCTTCGTGGTGGACCTCATCGCCTCCGCCCCGGCGCCCGAGCAGACCCAGGAGCAGATGCCGGAGCAGCCCGAGCTCACGGAGGAGGAGCTCGAGGAGCTCGAGGAGATGATGCAGGA